One region of Paenibacillus polymyxa M1 genomic DNA includes:
- a CDS encoding BglG family transcription antiterminator, producing MNITKRQSDIVEYLLEQPQEVTAGEIAEKINVSTRTVHRELGAVECWLAAHEVKLEKKSGIGIYVDAGPTQLASLREQLLHTKSDEYSAEERKIVVLCMLLDTQEPIKLLALASDLKVTVTTVSHDLDELLGWIEDRGLMLVRRRGYGVEITGREIDKRRAISELALEYLDESDLFSGREELRPVTRVTEKLLEMIGRENLLTVENVLWQPHDQWLKNMVESKYMELLIQICVSLARLRLGYVVDHRLSYSKTDSEENIMLRTAMVERICAELSAALDIEFPEPERCYFGLLFRDAEDHSTRLLPLDDLVLLESVHELIRRVEAETGTPLAEDRVLREGLIAHMAPVFKRLREGRAIRNPLLQQIRKDYGSLFDSVKKAAADMTEMEVPDEEIGFLVMHFGASLERLRQLQREVRAIVVCTSGIGSSRLLATRLAKELPQIKIVDRASWYEATRIPKEDYDLIISTVELPLEPDRYLKISPLLTQEESDRLRHFIQHITLNQLSDHRQEQAVLSGQGMEWLTGLRKSLEEIVHIVQQFQVYPLENQGMDMPATIEAICMLEAGRGNVTEPSVVAEQLMERERQGSQVITDTSVALIHTRSPYIRQPLLTLYRLAEPLLADVDEQVECVLLMLGPRELPKESLEVLSEISALLLQEDMITLLEHGSRDQIANYISTELAEFFHSKLGTGRNLP from the coding sequence ATGAATATTACGAAACGACAATCTGACATCGTAGAGTATCTTTTGGAGCAGCCTCAAGAGGTTACGGCCGGGGAAATTGCTGAGAAGATCAATGTCAGCACAAGGACGGTTCATCGGGAACTTGGCGCAGTTGAGTGTTGGTTGGCGGCTCATGAGGTAAAGCTGGAGAAAAAATCAGGGATCGGTATCTATGTGGATGCCGGCCCGACTCAGCTTGCAAGTCTGCGGGAGCAATTACTGCATACGAAGTCAGACGAATACTCGGCTGAGGAGAGAAAAATTGTAGTTCTGTGCATGCTGCTGGATACACAGGAGCCGATCAAGCTGCTGGCGCTAGCATCGGATTTGAAAGTCACAGTAACTACGGTCAGTCATGATCTGGACGAATTACTAGGCTGGATCGAAGATCGAGGGCTCATGCTTGTGCGCAGACGGGGATACGGTGTCGAGATTACAGGACGGGAGATAGACAAAAGACGGGCGATTTCTGAGCTTGCTCTCGAATATTTGGATGAATCGGATCTGTTTTCCGGCCGAGAGGAGCTTCGTCCCGTAACACGTGTCACAGAAAAATTGCTGGAGATGATTGGCAGAGAGAATCTGCTAACCGTGGAGAATGTTCTCTGGCAGCCTCATGATCAATGGCTGAAAAACATGGTGGAAAGCAAATATATGGAACTGCTGATTCAAATTTGCGTTTCTCTGGCACGTCTGCGCCTTGGGTACGTTGTGGATCATCGTCTCTCGTATTCGAAAACAGATTCAGAGGAGAATATCATGCTGCGCACAGCTATGGTGGAGCGTATATGCGCAGAGTTGTCAGCGGCGCTGGATATTGAATTTCCAGAACCGGAACGATGTTATTTCGGGTTGCTGTTCCGTGATGCTGAGGATCATTCCACCCGCTTGCTGCCACTGGATGATCTTGTACTGCTGGAGTCGGTTCATGAGTTGATTCGTCGTGTAGAGGCAGAGACAGGCACACCATTAGCAGAGGATCGTGTCCTGCGTGAAGGGCTGATTGCCCATATGGCTCCAGTATTCAAACGTTTGAGGGAAGGGAGAGCGATCCGCAACCCTCTCCTTCAGCAAATTCGCAAGGATTACGGCAGCTTGTTCGACTCGGTCAAAAAGGCTGCGGCGGATATGACGGAAATGGAAGTACCAGATGAAGAGATCGGATTTCTGGTCATGCATTTTGGCGCTTCGTTGGAGCGGCTGCGACAATTGCAGCGGGAGGTTCGAGCAATCGTAGTCTGCACGAGCGGAATTGGGTCTTCCAGACTTCTGGCAACAAGACTGGCCAAGGAGCTGCCACAGATCAAAATCGTGGATAGGGCCTCATGGTACGAGGCAACGCGGATTCCCAAGGAGGATTATGATCTGATCATTTCGACAGTGGAGCTACCGCTTGAGCCGGATCGGTATCTCAAAATCAGCCCGCTGCTGACGCAAGAGGAGAGTGACCGCCTGCGTCATTTCATTCAGCATATTACACTCAATCAACTCAGTGATCATCGTCAGGAACAGGCTGTACTCTCCGGCCAGGGCATGGAGTGGCTTACTGGTCTACGGAAAAGTCTTGAGGAGATTGTGCACATTGTACAGCAATTTCAAGTGTATCCACTGGAAAATCAAGGGATGGATATGCCAGCTACCATAGAGGCTATATGCATGTTGGAGGCAGGGCGGGGAAATGTCACAGAGCCTTCTGTTGTTGCTGAACAGCTTATGGAAAGAGAGCGCCAAGGTAGTCAGGTGATTACTGATACCTCCGTTGCTTTAATTCATACACGCAGTCCCTATATTCGCCAGCCTTTGCTGACCTTGTATAGGCTGGCTGAGCCGCTGTTGGCGGATGTAGACGAACAAGTGGAATGCGTTCTGCTGATGTTGGGACCTCGTGAGTTACCGAAAGAAAGCTTGGAGGTATTGAGCGAGATTAGTGCATTACTGCTGCAGGAAGACATGATTACACTACTGGAACACGGTAGTAGAGATCAGATTGCCAATTATATATCGACTGAGCTGGCTGAATTTTTTCACAGTAAATTAGGGACAGGGAGGAACCTACCGTGA
- the gcvH gene encoding glycine cleavage system protein GcvH yields the protein MSEVKQQLWYTDEHEWVQHTVDGTLRIGITDFAQHQLGDIVFVELPGAGTTIGQGTEIGTIESVKTVSDLFAPVTGTVLKVNEALESTPELVNESPYEEGWMIEVEMSNDVEEALGKLLSAEQYEQLISDEQ from the coding sequence ATGAGTGAAGTGAAACAGCAACTTTGGTATACAGACGAACATGAGTGGGTTCAGCACACAGTGGATGGGACGTTGCGGATCGGCATTACAGACTTTGCACAGCATCAATTGGGTGATATTGTTTTTGTGGAATTACCTGGGGCGGGAACAACGATTGGACAGGGGACGGAGATTGGTACAATTGAATCGGTGAAGACCGTATCCGATCTTTTTGCTCCGGTGACGGGAACCGTTTTGAAAGTAAATGAAGCTCTGGAAAGTACACCTGAGCTGGTGAATGAATCACCCTATGAAGAGGGTTGGATGATCGAAGTAGAGATGAGCAATGATGTCGAGGAAGCTCTGGGCAAGTTGCTGTCTGCGGAGCAGTACGAGCAGTTGATTTCGGATGAGCAATAA
- a CDS encoding PTS mannitol transporter subunit IICB, whose translation MSTVDTKSSSNGGARVAVQRFGRFLSGMVMPNMGAFIAWGLITALFIPTGWFPNEGFAQLVDPMKNYLLPLLIGYTGGTMIHGQRGGVIGAIMTMGVIVGADIPMFLGAMVAGPLAAWILKKFDKAIEGKVKSGFEMLVNNFSAGIIGAILALLAHVAIGPVVQTISQVLSTGVQFLVNAGLLPLVNLIIEPGKVLFLNNALNHGVLSPIALEEAARTGKSVLFMLESNPGPGLGILLAYCLFGKGSAKSSAPGAVIIHFFGGIHEIYFPYILMKPILILAAIAGGVVGTFCFMLTGAGLVAAPSPGSIIAYFLMTPKGGYLPMLSGVVAAAVVSFAVAAVLLKTGKQKEEGLEEAASRLKDMKNQSKGASANATVMEDNRASDRAAEIAADRTLKDKSEVNKIVFSCDAGMGSSAMGASILRKKMKQAGVGVTVTNTAISEIPQDADIVITQKTLTDRAKTVAPNAEHISIDNFLKSPEYEALVERLKSDS comes from the coding sequence ATGAGCACAGTGGACACAAAGTCCAGTTCAAACGGTGGCGCTCGTGTCGCCGTACAGCGTTTTGGCCGCTTTCTCAGCGGTATGGTTATGCCCAATATGGGAGCCTTTATCGCATGGGGATTAATTACGGCCCTTTTTATTCCGACCGGGTGGTTCCCAAATGAGGGTTTTGCACAACTGGTTGATCCGATGAAAAATTATTTGCTGCCACTGCTGATCGGTTACACGGGAGGCACGATGATTCACGGACAGCGTGGAGGTGTGATCGGTGCCATTATGACGATGGGGGTCATTGTGGGGGCCGATATCCCGATGTTCCTGGGCGCGATGGTAGCTGGTCCGCTGGCTGCATGGATATTGAAGAAGTTCGATAAGGCCATTGAGGGCAAAGTCAAATCAGGTTTTGAAATGCTGGTCAATAATTTCTCGGCTGGGATTATCGGTGCCATTCTAGCATTACTAGCGCATGTGGCGATCGGCCCGGTCGTGCAAACCATCAGTCAAGTGTTGTCGACAGGGGTACAGTTCCTCGTGAACGCAGGGCTACTGCCGCTTGTCAATCTCATTATTGAGCCCGGAAAAGTATTATTTCTCAACAACGCACTGAATCATGGAGTATTGAGTCCGATTGCGCTGGAGGAAGCTGCAAGAACAGGAAAATCCGTTTTGTTCATGCTTGAATCCAATCCTGGCCCGGGACTCGGTATTTTGCTGGCCTATTGCCTGTTCGGTAAAGGCTCTGCGAAGTCGTCTGCTCCTGGTGCAGTCATTATTCATTTTTTCGGCGGGATTCATGAAATTTATTTCCCTTATATTTTGATGAAGCCGATTCTGATTCTCGCTGCTATAGCAGGGGGCGTTGTGGGAACCTTCTGTTTTATGTTGACAGGTGCCGGACTGGTTGCTGCTCCTTCACCAGGCAGTATCATTGCTTATTTCCTGATGACACCCAAAGGCGGATATTTGCCGATGCTGAGCGGTGTGGTCGCAGCTGCGGTCGTATCCTTTGCGGTTGCTGCAGTATTGCTCAAGACAGGCAAGCAAAAGGAAGAGGGGCTGGAGGAAGCTGCATCCCGCCTGAAAGATATGAAAAATCAAAGCAAGGGTGCAAGCGCTAACGCCACTGTAATGGAAGATAACCGCGCATCCGATCGTGCTGCCGAGATTGCCGCAGATCGAACGCTTAAGGATAAATCCGAGGTGAATAAAATTGTCTTTTCCTGTGATGCAGGTATGGGTTCAAGCGCCATGGGAGCCTCAATTTTGCGCAAAAAAATGAAACAGGCGGGCGTGGGCGTTACGGTAACGAATACGGCAATCAGTGAAATTCCACAGGATGCGGATATTGTCATTACACAAAAAACGTTGACAGACCGGGCTAAAACGGTAGCCCCGAATGCTGAGCACATTTCCATTGACAATTTCCTGAAGAGCCCTGAATACGAAGCGCTGGTTGAACGGTTGAAATCCGATTCTTAA
- a CDS encoding PTS sugar transporter subunit IIA, whose translation MSIMTIDKIKMNATAKDKYEAIRMAGQILLDAGHITTEYIDKMLEREEIVSTYIGNGLAIPHGTKESKTLVQSTGISIVQFPQGVDFGEEKAYMVIGIAAQGGDHMEILTSIAVVCAEEENMDKLRNAVIPQEIIDLFESELEL comes from the coding sequence GTGAGTATTATGACGATAGACAAAATAAAAATGAACGCAACCGCCAAAGACAAATATGAGGCGATTCGTATGGCAGGACAAATCCTGCTGGATGCAGGACATATTACAACTGAGTACATTGACAAGATGCTTGAACGCGAGGAGATTGTATCCACCTATATCGGGAACGGGTTGGCTATTCCACATGGTACCAAGGAATCTAAGACACTTGTTCAATCCACTGGCATCTCCATCGTTCAGTTCCCGCAAGGCGTAGATTTCGGGGAAGAAAAAGCATACATGGTGATCGGCATTGCAGCCCAAGGCGGCGATCATATGGAGATTTTGACAAGTATCGCTGTGGTATGTGCGGAGGAAGAAAACATGGACAAACTTCGCAACGCGGTGATCCCACAGGAAATTATAGATCTGTTCGAAAGTGAGCTGGAGCTATGA
- the gcvT gene encoding glycine cleavage system aminomethyltransferase GcvT, with amino-acid sequence MSNLRRTPLYSSYGTQPGVRCIDFGGWELPVQFSGIQKEHEAVRQRAGLFDVSHMGEFLVEGKEAEAFLQRVTTNDVSQLEPGQAQYSLLCYPDGGVVDDLLVYCKGPERYMLVVNASNIDKDWDWLIRHVPASVHLKNVSDAIALLALQGPEAARIAAAVTDTDITNLASFRFHENVQLFGAKALVSRTGYTGEDGFEFYIPAEEAPAVWDGLLRCGESYGLIPAGLGARDTLRFEARLPLYGQELSATISPLEAGLGFFVKLNKGDFIGREALQRQKEQGIPRKLIGLEMIDRGIPRAHYPVFAEGQHIGEVTTGTQSPTLKRNLGLALVDSRFSTLSTPLEVEIRGKRLRAEVVPAPFYKRLR; translated from the coding sequence ATGTCTAATTTGCGAAGAACACCACTATATTCGTCCTACGGGACGCAGCCCGGGGTTCGTTGTATTGACTTTGGCGGGTGGGAACTCCCCGTTCAGTTTAGCGGCATTCAAAAGGAGCATGAGGCCGTCCGACAACGTGCAGGTTTATTCGATGTATCGCATATGGGCGAGTTCTTGGTTGAAGGCAAAGAAGCTGAGGCTTTTTTGCAACGGGTAACTACGAATGATGTCAGCCAGTTGGAACCAGGCCAGGCACAATATTCACTCCTGTGTTACCCCGATGGAGGAGTAGTGGATGACTTGCTTGTATATTGCAAAGGACCAGAGCGCTACATGCTCGTTGTGAATGCCTCCAACATCGACAAAGATTGGGATTGGCTCATACGCCACGTACCAGCATCGGTTCATCTGAAGAATGTGTCTGATGCGATAGCATTGCTGGCACTACAAGGACCGGAAGCAGCACGTATTGCCGCAGCCGTGACAGATACAGATATTACGAATCTGGCATCTTTCCGATTCCATGAGAACGTGCAATTGTTCGGAGCAAAAGCACTTGTCTCGCGAACTGGATATACCGGCGAAGACGGTTTTGAATTTTATATCCCTGCTGAGGAAGCACCCGCCGTGTGGGATGGTTTACTTCGTTGCGGTGAATCGTATGGACTGATTCCCGCTGGACTTGGTGCTCGCGATACGCTGCGCTTCGAGGCACGGCTACCATTGTACGGACAGGAGTTATCTGCCACAATTTCACCGCTTGAGGCTGGTTTAGGTTTCTTCGTCAAGTTGAACAAAGGAGATTTTATCGGCAGGGAAGCACTGCAACGTCAAAAAGAACAAGGAATTCCTCGCAAGTTGATCGGGCTGGAAATGATTGACCGCGGTATCCCGCGCGCTCATTATCCGGTGTTCGCTGAAGGTCAACACATCGGTGAGGTCACAACGGGTACTCAATCGCCCACCTTGAAGCGTAATCTGGGGCTGGCCCTGGTGGACAGTCGTTTTAGCACCCTATCGACACCGCTGGAGGTCGAAATTCGTGGTAAACGCCTGCGTGCGGAAGTGGTCCCAGCCCCCTTTTATAAACGGCTACGCTGA
- a CDS encoding amino acid ABC transporter ATP-binding/permease protein gives MRRHGLRIMGQLLVLAGPLLPVLLITIVTGVLGFVCAIGIIVYGALALLTATGITTGYSMTFLLTAIVLCAVLRGVFRYGEQMSGHYLAFKLLAVLRDKVLLALRRLAPAKLEGKDKGNLISLITSDIELLEVFYAHTIAPVMIGIITSLIMVFFIGSYEPLLGGIAALAYITVGLFIPLLTSRMGKRQGMEYRSSFGQLSSYFLDSLRGMKEIVQYGQGEQRLNEINRRTDQLDAKQKDLKHHEGITRAITDAAVIGFSFLMLLAGLYGMSKGQMDFTSMLISVIALFSSFGPVVALSNLSNNLLQTLASGERVLSLLEETPEVEENMDGMTVGFTGAQIDKVTFAYDGQTVLKDVSLTIPPKRIIGIQGKSGSGKSTLLKLLMRFRDPQQGGILLSEHDLKDIETRHLRSLQSYVDQHTFLFDDSIAANIKIGKPDATHQQVVEAARKASVHDFIMTLPQGYDSRVGELGDRLSGGERQRLGLARAFVHDAPLLLLDEPTSNLDSLNEAIILKSLKEQQQDKTIILVSHRSSTMRMADKIFQMDNRRLS, from the coding sequence ATGCGTAGACACGGTTTACGGATTATGGGTCAATTGTTGGTCTTGGCAGGGCCTCTTTTACCTGTGCTGCTCATAACGATTGTTACAGGAGTGCTTGGTTTTGTATGTGCTATTGGCATTATTGTGTATGGGGCCCTTGCCCTACTGACAGCAACGGGCATCACGACAGGCTACAGCATGACATTTTTGCTGACTGCCATCGTGCTATGTGCTGTATTACGCGGCGTATTTCGTTATGGCGAGCAAATGAGCGGTCATTATCTCGCCTTCAAGCTGCTGGCCGTGCTGCGTGACAAGGTGCTTCTAGCCTTGCGCAGATTGGCTCCAGCCAAGCTTGAAGGCAAAGACAAAGGGAATCTGATTTCGCTGATTACAAGTGATATTGAGCTATTGGAAGTATTTTATGCGCATACGATAGCGCCTGTTATGATCGGCATTATTACTTCACTGATTATGGTGTTTTTTATAGGCTCTTATGAGCCTTTACTAGGCGGGATCGCTGCGCTTGCTTACATAACCGTCGGTTTGTTCATTCCTCTGCTTACGTCACGTATGGGCAAGCGCCAAGGGATGGAATACCGGAGCAGCTTCGGCCAGCTGAGTAGTTATTTTTTGGACAGCTTACGCGGGATGAAGGAAATTGTTCAATATGGGCAAGGGGAACAACGATTAAATGAAATTAACCGTCGTACGGATCAGTTGGATGCCAAGCAGAAGGACTTGAAGCATCACGAAGGCATCACAAGAGCGATCACAGATGCGGCTGTAATCGGATTTTCATTCTTGATGCTGCTAGCTGGATTGTATGGCATGTCTAAGGGGCAGATGGATTTTACAAGTATGCTGATTTCAGTCATTGCCCTGTTTAGTTCATTTGGTCCGGTGGTCGCGCTGAGCAATTTGTCTAACAATTTGCTTCAGACGCTGGCAAGCGGGGAACGAGTGCTGAGTCTGCTGGAGGAGACCCCGGAGGTAGAAGAAAATATGGATGGAATGACTGTTGGCTTTACTGGAGCGCAGATAGATAAGGTGACTTTTGCATACGATGGTCAAACGGTGCTGAAGGACGTAAGTCTCACGATACCGCCCAAACGAATTATAGGTATTCAGGGTAAAAGCGGCTCCGGCAAGTCAACGTTGTTGAAGTTGCTGATGCGATTCAGGGACCCGCAACAAGGTGGAATTTTGCTATCTGAACACGATTTAAAGGACATTGAGACCCGACATTTAAGAAGCTTGCAAAGCTATGTCGATCAGCATACATTCCTGTTTGATGATTCCATTGCAGCTAATATCAAAATTGGAAAGCCTGATGCTACACATCAACAGGTTGTAGAAGCAGCCCGTAAGGCATCAGTGCACGATTTTATTATGACATTGCCTCAAGGATATGACAGCCGAGTTGGAGAGTTGGGGGACAGGCTGTCTGGTGGAGAACGTCAGCGCTTGGGACTGGCCAGAGCCTTTGTTCATGATGCGCCCCTCTTACTGCTGGACGAACCAACTAGCAATTTGGACAGTTTGAACGAAGCGATTATTTTAAAATCGTTAAAAGAACAGCAGCAAGATAAAACAATTATCCTTGTATCGCATCGAAGCTCTACCATGCGAATGGCTGATAAAATTTTTCAAATGGATAACCGCCGACTCTCCTGA
- a CDS encoding DUF454 family protein encodes MKPIYITLGFLFLALGVIGVVVPLLPTTPFLLLATFFFMRGSERIHRWFSNTSLYQKYLESFVQTRSLKLSTKITSLGLASAMLITGFIFTPNIWGKTLIVLVILFKYYYFIFRVGTVREAEAETLTSTEAVPTPKKKSKMVDSRLLGLVEHSRKYIILGVLVQWIGLLGSIAAVLSMAFVMQQAWEGQVSRKLILFMTVIVMAAIAVRFLSNYAASMLSYRASINAKKTLRSQIYGKLLKLGPSYTDHTSTSGVIQVAVEGVEQLETYFGRYMPQLFYSLLAPVTLFITLSFVSFKAAIILLICVPLIPVSIIVIMRMAKKLFRKYWGSYVNLGHSFLENVQGLTTLKIYGTDQDKHQEMNTAAEDFRKMAMKVLTMQLNSVAVMDLIAFGGAAAGVLVAVSEYSSGHIGLAGALIIVLLSAEFFIPLRLLGSYFHIAMNGMAASDKIFQMLSTEDFIQGQQSIEATDIQLERVNFAYDERDTLRNISMNIPQGSFVSIVGESGSGKSTVAGLIVGHHEGYQGSLKIGGTELTSITEESRMRHMTWIGFNSYIFKGTVEANLRMGNEHADEQQMLEALRQVKLYDFILSEGGLEAEIEEQGANLSGGQRQRLALARALLHDSHVYIFDEATSNIDVESEEGIMEVIHALAGQKTVILISHRLENVIQSDCIVVLQNGLVAESGTHQELLSQQGHYAEMYLSQHRMEQFVKGGAVYA; translated from the coding sequence GTGAAACCGATTTATATTACCTTAGGGTTTTTATTTTTGGCACTTGGAGTTATTGGTGTAGTGGTGCCGTTGCTGCCGACTACACCGTTTCTGCTGCTGGCAACCTTTTTCTTTATGCGGGGGTCTGAAAGGATTCATCGGTGGTTTTCAAATACGTCTCTGTATCAAAAATATCTGGAAAGTTTTGTTCAAACCAGGTCGTTGAAGCTGTCCACAAAAATTACGTCATTGGGCTTAGCGTCAGCTATGCTGATTACAGGATTTATCTTTACCCCTAATATATGGGGCAAAACGCTCATCGTCTTAGTCATCCTTTTTAAATATTATTACTTTATATTCCGAGTCGGAACTGTGAGAGAAGCTGAGGCGGAAACTCTGACTTCAACTGAAGCCGTTCCTACTCCAAAAAAAAAATCTAAAATGGTCGACAGTCGTCTGTTAGGCCTGGTGGAGCATTCTCGAAAATATATCATCTTGGGTGTGCTTGTACAGTGGATCGGTCTTTTAGGGAGTATAGCCGCTGTTTTGTCTATGGCCTTTGTGATGCAGCAAGCATGGGAGGGACAAGTGAGTCGCAAGCTGATTCTATTCATGACGGTCATTGTTATGGCTGCCATTGCAGTTCGCTTTCTGAGTAATTATGCAGCCAGTATGTTGTCCTATCGGGCTTCAATCAATGCTAAAAAAACGCTGCGCTCACAGATTTACGGCAAGCTGCTAAAGCTGGGGCCCTCTTATACAGATCATACTTCCACTTCGGGGGTTATTCAGGTTGCTGTAGAAGGGGTGGAGCAGCTTGAGACCTATTTTGGAAGATATATGCCTCAGCTATTCTATAGTCTGCTTGCGCCTGTAACGTTGTTCATCACCCTCTCTTTTGTCAGCTTCAAAGCGGCTATTATTCTATTAATCTGTGTTCCCTTAATTCCAGTGTCCATTATTGTCATTATGAGGATGGCTAAAAAGCTGTTTCGGAAATATTGGGGCAGCTATGTCAATTTGGGTCACAGCTTTTTGGAAAATGTACAAGGTCTGACCACGCTCAAAATTTACGGGACAGACCAGGATAAACATCAGGAGATGAACACAGCGGCTGAGGATTTTCGCAAAATGGCGATGAAAGTCCTGACTATGCAGTTAAACTCCGTGGCTGTCATGGATCTTATCGCATTTGGTGGTGCCGCCGCAGGTGTGCTGGTCGCGGTAAGCGAATATTCTTCAGGTCATATTGGCTTGGCGGGAGCGCTCATCATTGTTTTGCTGTCGGCAGAGTTTTTCATTCCGCTGCGTCTGCTCGGTTCCTACTTTCATATCGCCATGAACGGAATGGCAGCAAGTGATAAAATATTCCAAATGTTGAGTACAGAGGATTTTATACAAGGACAACAAAGCATAGAAGCCACAGACATTCAACTGGAACGGGTAAATTTTGCTTACGATGAAAGAGATACCTTACGAAATATATCCATGAATATCCCTCAAGGGAGCTTTGTTTCCATTGTTGGAGAATCAGGTTCAGGTAAAAGTACGGTAGCCGGATTGATCGTTGGACATCATGAGGGCTATCAAGGAAGCCTGAAGATCGGAGGAACCGAACTGACCTCCATTACGGAAGAAAGCCGCATGCGTCATATGACCTGGATCGGTTTTAACAGTTACATTTTTAAAGGCACTGTAGAAGCGAATTTGAGAATGGGGAATGAGCACGCGGATGAGCAACAAATGCTGGAAGCGTTGCGGCAAGTGAAGCTGTATGATTTTATTCTCTCCGAAGGGGGACTGGAAGCAGAGATAGAAGAGCAGGGAGCGAATCTGTCAGGAGGACAGCGCCAACGGCTAGCACTGGCCAGAGCGTTGCTGCACGATAGTCATGTGTATATTTTTGATGAGGCTACCTCTAACATTGACGTTGAGAGTGAGGAAGGCATCATGGAAGTCATACATGCACTGGCAGGTCAAAAAACAGTGATTCTCATCTCTCACAGACTGGAAAACGTGATCCAATCTGACTGCATTGTTGTGCTGCAAAATGGCTTAGTGGCAGAATCCGGAACGCATCAGGAGCTGTTGAGCCAGCAGGGACATTATGCGGAGATGTATCTCAGTCAGCATAGGATGGAACAGTTTGTGAAAGGAGGTGCTGTATATGCGTAG
- a CDS encoding mannitol-1-phosphate 5-dehydrogenase, which translates to MRAVHFGAGNIGRGFIGLILSRAGYEVVFSDVNETLVSELRRRKQYTVELANDTKDTETVTNVTAIDGRDASAVADAVNHADLVTTAVGVSILRHIAAGIAEGIARRVERGAGPLHVIACENAIGGSAQLKEHVFALLNEATRAKAEASVYFPNAAVDRIVPIQHHEDPLHVQVEPFYEWVVDRSQMAADHEEIEGILYVQDLEPYIERKLFTVNTGHCVAAYIGYTAGYATIQEAMKDTKVVDSIQGALEETGAVLVKRFGLNQGEHKKYISKILDRFRNPNLTDEVTRVGRSPLRKLSPNDRLVRPALQAQEYGIRTDHLALGMAAACKFDITEDPEAVELQQVIRSQGVSVALTRYTSIPADDPLHRQVLEQYDIISS; encoded by the coding sequence ATGAGAGCCGTCCACTTTGGAGCAGGAAATATCGGTCGCGGCTTTATTGGGCTGATTCTGTCGCGTGCAGGCTATGAGGTTGTTTTTTCAGATGTCAACGAGACACTTGTATCTGAGTTACGACGCCGCAAGCAATATACTGTTGAGTTGGCGAATGATACGAAGGATACGGAGACGGTAACGAATGTAACCGCGATTGACGGCAGAGATGCATCCGCTGTAGCGGATGCAGTAAATCATGCTGATCTGGTAACGACCGCAGTCGGGGTTAGCATCCTCAGGCATATTGCAGCAGGTATTGCCGAGGGGATAGCACGGCGGGTAGAGCGTGGAGCAGGCCCGCTGCATGTGATTGCTTGCGAAAATGCAATTGGAGGCAGCGCCCAACTGAAAGAGCATGTTTTTGCGCTACTGAATGAGGCGACTCGTGCCAAGGCAGAGGCTTCGGTATATTTCCCTAATGCTGCTGTAGACCGGATTGTGCCGATCCAGCATCATGAGGATCCATTGCATGTGCAGGTAGAGCCTTTTTACGAGTGGGTGGTGGATCGCTCGCAGATGGCAGCTGACCATGAAGAAATCGAAGGCATTCTTTACGTGCAGGATCTGGAGCCTTACATTGAACGCAAGTTGTTTACGGTGAATACGGGGCATTGCGTGGCGGCCTATATTGGTTATACCGCAGGTTATGCCACGATCCAGGAGGCCATGAAGGATACCAAGGTGGTAGATTCAATCCAAGGGGCGCTGGAGGAAACAGGAGCGGTGCTTGTAAAGCGATTCGGCTTGAATCAAGGGGAGCATAAGAAGTACATCTCTAAGATTCTGGATCGCTTCCGCAATCCTAATCTGACAGACGAGGTTACTCGGGTCGGACGTTCACCGCTTCGCAAGCTGTCTCCCAATGACCGTCTTGTACGTCCCGCGCTGCAAGCACAGGAGTATGGTATCCGGACCGATCATCTGGCGTTAGGAATGGCTGCTGCCTGCAAATTTGATATTACGGAAGACCCCGAAGCAGTTGAGCTTCAGCAGGTGATTCGCAGCCAAGGGGTGAGTGTAGCGCTGACACGTTATACGTCCATACCTGCAGATGACCCGTTACATCGGCAGGTATTGGAGCAATATGATATTATAAGTTCGTAA